In a genomic window of Gloeocapsopsis dulcis:
- a CDS encoding DevA family ABC transporter ATP-binding protein, with product MQLPVISIHNLNHYFGEGTLRKQVLFDINLEIQAGEIVIMTGPSGSGKTTLLTLMGGLRSAQEGSLKILGQEMCGANKRQLIEIRRNVGYIFQAHNLMTFLTAKQNVRMSLELHDEMMNQDLDAKAIAMLEAVGLGDRVDYYPEKLSGGQKQRVAIARALISYPKIVLADEPTAALDKKSGRDVVEIMQKLVKEQGSTILLVTHDNRILDIADRILYMEDGCLVNKQLV from the coding sequence ATGCAACTCCCCGTTATCTCTATCCACAACCTCAATCATTACTTTGGTGAAGGTACACTACGCAAACAAGTGTTATTTGACATAAATTTAGAGATTCAGGCAGGCGAAATTGTCATCATGACTGGACCTTCGGGTTCTGGTAAAACAACCTTGCTAACACTTATGGGAGGACTGCGATCTGCACAAGAGGGTAGTTTAAAAATACTCGGACAGGAAATGTGTGGTGCGAACAAACGGCAATTAATTGAGATTCGACGCAATGTTGGTTATATTTTTCAAGCACACAACTTAATGACATTTCTCACTGCAAAACAGAATGTACGGATGTCTTTAGAGTTGCATGATGAGATGATGAATCAAGATTTAGATGCAAAGGCGATCGCCATGTTGGAAGCGGTAGGTTTAGGCGATCGCGTTGATTATTATCCAGAAAAGCTATCAGGAGGACAGAAGCAAAGAGTTGCGATCGCAAGGGCTTTAATTAGTTATCCGAAAATTGTTTTAGCTGATGAACCTACTGCTGCACTTGATAAAAAATCTGGACGCGATGTAGTCGAAATTATGCAAAAGTTAGTCAAAGAACAAGGTTCAACAATATTACTTGTTACCCACGATAACCGCATTTTAGATATTGCGGATCGTATTCTTTATATGGAAGATGGGTGTTTAGTAAATAAGCAGCTTGTGTAA